A single region of the Neodiprion pinetum isolate iyNeoPine1 chromosome 5, iyNeoPine1.2, whole genome shotgun sequence genome encodes:
- the LOC124219462 gene encoding uncharacterized protein, with the protein MKEVLATRTTPEYNNYFANNNGDSSSDNPIPDNSTRRYAVLSTKWMGAMGEELGMHPLPDPLLRRLAEDASYRLREVLHKCVTRLKHSRRKRLTAVDVNAVLTTLYNTDPVMGAPEQLPEYHSEARVFVPHERFVNLVEHANNSVHLSQTNLPLLKETEINDSRITEARQNYTKRALKTLFNGSQKTFQVLLNDCSTNAHLGGAGVVDRLIAIARSSIISSSAQYTRVSTRTCQLIISIACNSETVYPQDLQTVDSLTELLLELLFGKSMLNQNLGLLFKECVLKLMLRWPTTAHRFLPMLETILLREDNEKLKPDVKKEMAMEIMAGVQPLYFFQPDNNVPGFYKNVLEYALPGTSLWHRLALTICALSKSGRHLLDLSMIIEHFGDSILPYLISAPTHSKAIKKTNATLPIIVRSKIKYAGIKPLTGLKISGDKQTMFTDSTLRGSRREIRFAFAGGRPVPPNSLRRASLRANYQILRSDSRATYALVASRRLLVVKSKKSSLPRTYDLANTII; encoded by the exons ATGAAGGAGGTACTAGCGACACGGACTACTCCAgagtacaataattattttgccAACAACAATGGTGACTCCAGCAGTGATAATCCTATACCGGATAACAGCACCAGAAGATACGCAGTCCTTAGCACTAAATGGATGGGCGCAATGGGTGAGGAGCTCGGTATGCATCCTCTCCCAGACCCACTGCTGCGTAGACTTGCCGAGGACGCCTCTTATCGCCTGAGAGAAGTTCTGCAC AAATGCGTGACGAGACTGAAACACAGCAGGCGCAAGCGTCTCACTGCAGTCGATGTAAATGCCGTTTTGACCACACTTTACAACACCGATCCTGTGATGGGAGCACCGGAACAGCTTCCTGAGTATCACTCGGAGGCACGGGTCTTTGTGCCTCACGAACGCTTTGTTAATCTAGTTGAACATGCAAATAATTCGGTACATTTGTCGCAGACCAATTTACCCCTGTTGAAAG AAACGGAAATTAATGACTCACGGATAACAGAGGCTCGCCAAAATTACACGAAACGGGCTTTAAAAACACTTTTCAATGGCTCGCAGAAAACCTTTCAG GTTCTTCTGAATGACTGTTCAACCAATGCGCATCTCGGAGGAGCGGGAGTCGTTGACAGACTGATAGCCATCGCTCGTTCCTCCATAATATCAAGTAGTGCTCAATACACAAGAGTGTCTACTAGAACATGTCAGCTGATAATATCGATTGCATGCAACAGTGAAACCGTTTATCCACAAGATTTACAAACT GTTGATAGTCTAACAGAGCTGTTGCTGGAATTGTTATTTGGAAAAAGCATGCTGAACCAAAACCTGGGATTACTGTTCAAGGAATGCGTTTTGAAGCTAATGTTACGATGGCCGACAACGGCTCATAG GTTCTTGCCAATGCTGGAAACGATTTTACTGCGAGAAGATAATGAGAAATTGAAGCCggatgtaaaaaaagaaatggccATGGAGATAATGGCAGGTGTACAGCCGCTTTACTTCTTCCAGCCTGATAATAATGTTCCAGGATTTTACAAAAACGTTTTAGAATATGCATTGCCTGGAACTAGTTTATGGCACAGGCTGGCT CTAACGATTTGTGCCCTCTCAAAATCGGGACGACATCTGTTAGATTTGTCGATGATTATTGAACACTTTGGAGATTCTATACTTCCGTACCTCATTTCTGCTCCAACTCACTCGAAAGCAATTAAGAAGACTAACGCAACACTGCCAATAATTGTGAGAAGCAAGATCAAATATGCTGGCATCAAGCCATTGactggtttgaaaatatcCGGAGATAAGCAAACTATGTTCACCGACTCTACCCTTCGAGGGTCTCGGCGAGAAATAAG GTTCGCTTTTGCCGGGGGTCGCCCAGTTCCACCGAATAGTCTGAGGAGAGCAAGTCTACGAGCAAATTACCAGATTTTGAGGAGTGACTCACGAGCCACATATGCTCTCGTTGCATCACGGAGGCTGCTTGTtgttaaaagtaaaaaaagttcTCTGCCACGAACTTACGACTTGGCAAAcacaataatttaa
- the LOC138191048 gene encoding unconventional myosin-XIX encodes MTKFQDIEFLTKQSSNNLADIPDNEDLRKLYTWVGPVLLALNPRQPNSDLYDCCRQDRFINPLNNARPELLEPHVFAVAAKARYRLACGLGKMHQVIVISGESGSGKTFSACKILNFLAATDLSSCDGMESTISKIGKACSVVSSFSTASTERNQHSSRHGQLVQLQYVNGSIHGAVINSFLLEQSRVTGACNNFHIFGQMLAGLSDSELGTLKLSRTILYEIIANDSHSILNEAYVKGFKETVEAMNYLRIGENQRNDIFKVIALLLHLRNIQFHERLSVGCDVDVQKKESSDALEGACHLLRLPIPDLIKLLTTSVLDIFGFEFFSVNSIEQLSINYANERLQLYFVEKYLEASRSELESEGLSLSPPPSTATNHQERLAAIENCLFPVLDDVIHHTKIVVKV; translated from the exons ATGACCAAGTTTCAGGATATCGAATTCCTGACAAAGCAGAGCTCGAACAATTTGGCTGACATACCAGATAACGAAGACCTGA GGAAACTCTACACTTGGGTTGGACCGGTACTATTGGCGTTGAATCCTCGTCAGCCCAATTCAGATCTGTACGATTGTTGTCGTCAGGATCGCTTTATAAACCCTTTGAACAATGCACGGCCAGAGCTACTAGAACCGCATGTGTTCGCAGTGGCAGCAAAAGCTCGTTACAGACTTGCTTGTGGTCTGGGCAAAATGCACCAAGTGATCGTAATCAGCGGAGAAAGTGGATcaggaaaaactttttcagcATGCAAGATTTTGAACTTTCTAGCAGCAACTGATCTAAGCAGTTGCGATGGAATGGAATCAACTATTTCAAAAATTGGCAAAGCCTGCTCGGTTGTATCCTCATTCAGCACTGCTAGCACCGAACGAAATCAACACAGCTCTAGGCACGGACAACTCGTCCAGTTACAGTATGTGAACGGATCCATACACGGGGCTGTGATAAACTCCTTTCTCCTTGAACAGAGCAGAGTCACTGGGGCCTGTAATAACTTTCATATTTTTGGTCAG ATGTTGGCTGGTTTATCCGATTCGGAATTGGGTACTTTGAAATTATCTAGAACCATTCTTTACGAGATTATCGCAAACGACAGTCACAGTATTTTGAATGAGGCTTATGTCAAAGGGTTCAAGGAGACTGTCGAAGCAATGAATTACCTACGGATTGGGGAGAACCAAAGGAATGATATATTCAAAGTTATCGCGCTCCTCCTCCACTTGCGAAACATACAATTCCACGAACGACTATCAGTTGGTTGTGATGTCGACGTGCAGAAAAAAG AATCATCAGACGCTCTTGAAGGCGCCTGCCACTTGCTTAGACTGCCGATTCCTGATCTGATCAAACTACTAACTACAA GTGTACTAGATATTTTTGGATTCGAATTCTTCTCTGTGAATAGTATCGAACAATTAAGCATTAATTATGCGAATGAAAGACTGCAGCTATATTTTGTCGAGAAATATTTAGAAGCCAGTAGATCAGAGCTGGAGAGTGAAGGACTGAGTTTATCGCCACCTCCATCCACAGCCACAAACCACCAGGAACGTCTTGCTGCAATTGAGAATTGCTTATTTCCAGTATTAGACGATGTAATACATCATACAAAAATAGTGGTGAAAGTTTAA
- the mRNA-cap gene encoding mRNA-capping enzyme, with protein sequence MSNRNDGRGDPGPIPQRWLHCPRKAVKLIQNKFLAFKTPLSGHFDEQVPEESRFSIDMLFASLRSQKIKLGLWIDLTNTSRFYDKREVEANGCRYLKLPCRGHGETPSEEQSQTFARVCKNFIAHNPLEIVGVHCTHGFNRTGFLIISYLVENDGTSVDAGLAEFATARPPGIYKGDYIRELFRRYDDIEDAPSPPARPTWCLEYDDSDGEDRDEGSSADSNANSKGSGKKRKREHKHKDPTFMAGVPGVKPLAEQPKLSKIQQKVQEMCGWETSGFPGSQPVSMDTENIKLLHEKPYRVSWKADGTRYMMLIQSNGEVFFIDRDNSVFQVDGLTFPHHRANNRLLRDTLLDGEMVIDRVNGKEYPRYLAYDVVTYDNTDVSKLSFYPDRYNIIEKEIMAGRYRALTEGRLRRDHEPFSVRLKQFWDVTQAPSLLSEKFAKQLGHEPDGLIFQPAKEPYVPGQSPEVLKWKPLSMNSVDFKLKITTESGEGILPRKVGQLFVGGTDVPFALMKVTKLTKEMNNKIIECNFENGQWVFMRERTDKSFPNSYKTAQAVCQSIQNPVTTERLFDFIKRHRFPQDDADLMPPPNKKHR encoded by the exons ATGTCGAACAGAAACGACGGCAGAGGGGATCCTGGCCCAATACCGCAAAGGTGGCTGCACTGTCCTAGAAAGGCGGTTAAACTGATACAGAACAAGTTTCTGGCCTTCAAAACGCCGCTTTCGGGTCATTTCGACGAGCAGGTGCCGGAAGAAAGTCGATTCTCCATAGACATGCTATTCGCTTCGCTTAGGAGTCAGAAAATAAAGCTCGGCTTGTGGATAGACCTAACTAACACTTCAAGATTCTATGACAAACGTGAAGTCGAGGCAAACGGATGTCGTTACTTGAAGCTTCCGTGCAGGGGTCACGGCGAGACGCCATCCGAGGAGCAATCACAAACCTTTGCTCGGGTCTGCAAGAACTTTATTGCCCATAACCCGCTCGAGATTGTTGGTGTTCATTGCACGCATGGATTCAACAGAACCGGGTTTCTCATCATAAGCTATCTTGTGGAGAATGATGGTACAAGCGTTGATGCTGGCCTCGCAGAATTTGCTACTGCCCGACCTCCTGGTATATACAAAGGTGATTACATCAGAGAGCTTTTTCGGAGGTACGACGACATAGAGGACGCTCCTTCACCTCCCGCTCGCCCTACATGGTGCCTGGAGTACGATGACAGCGACGGAGAAGACAGAGACGAGGGCTCAAGTGCTGATTCTAATGCAAACAGCAAAGGGTCaggaaaaaaacggaaacgagAGCACAAGCACAAAGATCCCACCTTCATGGCAGGGGTTCCTGGGGTTAAGCCACTTGCTGAGCAGCCAAagttgtcgaaaattcagcaGAAAGTTCAGGAGATGTGTGGCTGGGAAACGTCAGGCTTCCCTGGGTCTCAGCCCGTCTCTATGGACACTGAGAACATCAAATTGCTCCACGAAAAACCGTACAGAGTATCTTGGAAGGCTGATGGCACCAG GTACATGATGCTAATACAAAGCAATGGCGAGGTATTCTTCATCGACAGAGATAACTCCGTCTTTCAAGTTGACGGACTTACTTTTCCACACCACAGAGCCAACAACAGACTTCTCAGAGATACTCTTTTAGACGGA GAAATGGTGATCGACAGAGTCAACGGCAAGGAGTATCCGAGGTATCTCGCCTACGACGTCGTTACTTACGACAATACAGACGTCAGCAAGTTATCCTTTTATCCAGATCGTTATAACATCATAGAAAAGGAAATAATGGCTGGACGATATAGGGCACTGACAGAGGGAAGACTGCGTAGAGACCATGAACCATTTTCCGTCAGGCTAAAGCAGTTTTGGGACGTGACACAGGCACCGAGTTTGTTGAGCGAGAAGTTTGCGAAGCAACTGGGACACGAACCAGATGGACTTATATTTCAGCCAGCTAAGGAGCCCTACGTTCCTGGGCAAAGTCCGGAGGTTCTTAAGTGGAAGCCGTTGTCAATGAATTCTGTGGacttcaaattgaaaattaccaCCGAATCGGGAGAAGGAATTCTGCCGAGAAAAGTAGGCCAGCTTTTCGTCGGTGGGACAGACGTACCCTTCGCACTTATGAAAGTTACTAAGTTAACTAAAGAGATGAATAACAAGATCATAGagtgcaattttgaaaatgggCAATGGGTATTCATGAGGGAGAGAACTGACAAGTCGTTTCCCAACTCGTATAAGACTGCTCAAGCCGTGTGTCAGAGCATTCAAAATCCCGTTACGACCGAACGGTTATTCGACTTCATAAAGAGGCATAGGTTCCCTCAGGATGACGCAGATCTAATGCCTCCGCCGAACAAGAAACACAGATGA